From Stenotrophomonas nitritireducens, the proteins below share one genomic window:
- a CDS encoding DUF3363 domain-containing protein yields the protein MRACVLAAVCALRTYTRHLMGRMEADLGTGLDWVAVNHWNTDNPHTHIVVRGRDDTGKDLIIAGDYIADGFRHRAAELATEWLGLHTELEIQQTLQREVEQERWMSLDRTLQREADEDGRVQIERFNEPRLQRQRLLLMGRLQALQRLGLTDEVQPGTWAAHADAEKTLRALGERGDIIRTMQRAMRGQPRELAVFEPGDDGRTIVGRASAKGLADELHDRGYLVNDGVDGKAHYVALNARDKLANYPTGAVVEVRGSAEVRAADKNIAALASDGLYRTDHHLVIEQGRAKPGRDPQEVVAAHVRRLEALRRAGIVERVAEGLWKVPDGLPEQGRRYDAQRLSGVAVELKSHLPIERQARVIGATWLDQQLIGGGSGLGDLCFGAEVKQAMQQRADFLAEQGLAERRGQRVILARNLLGTLRNRELAQATKDIAAKTGLEHRPVADGQRVAGIYRRSVMLASGRYAMLDDGMGFSLVPWKPVIEQRMGQQLAATVRGGAVSWEIGRRRGSTIS from the coding sequence ATGCGCGCTTGCGTCCTGGCGGCCGTCTGCGCCCTGCGCACCTACACGCGGCACCTCATGGGCCGCATGGAAGCCGACCTGGGCACAGGCCTCGATTGGGTGGCCGTCAACCACTGGAACACCGACAACCCGCACACGCACATCGTCGTGCGCGGGCGCGACGACACCGGCAAAGACCTCATCATCGCGGGCGACTACATCGCCGATGGCTTCCGCCATCGGGCCGCCGAACTGGCGACCGAATGGCTGGGGCTGCACACCGAACTGGAGATCCAGCAGACCTTGCAGCGCGAGGTGGAACAAGAACGGTGGATGAGCCTCGACCGCACCCTCCAACGCGAGGCCGACGAGGATGGCCGGGTACAGATCGAACGCTTCAACGAACCCCGGCTGCAACGCCAGCGCCTGCTGCTGATGGGTCGCCTGCAAGCCTTGCAGCGCCTGGGCCTGACCGACGAGGTGCAGCCCGGCACCTGGGCCGCCCATGCCGACGCGGAAAAGACGCTGCGTGCCCTGGGCGAGCGTGGCGACATCATCCGAACGATGCAGCGGGCCATGCGCGGCCAGCCGCGCGAGCTGGCGGTGTTCGAGCCGGGCGACGACGGCCGCACCATCGTCGGCCGCGCGTCTGCCAAGGGGCTGGCCGACGAACTGCATGACCGCGGCTATCTGGTCAACGACGGCGTGGACGGCAAGGCCCACTACGTCGCGTTGAACGCCCGCGACAAGCTGGCGAACTATCCCACTGGCGCGGTGGTGGAGGTGCGCGGTTCCGCCGAGGTGCGGGCGGCCGACAAGAACATCGCCGCGCTGGCGAGCGATGGCCTGTACCGCACCGATCATCACCTGGTGATCGAGCAGGGCCGGGCCAAGCCCGGCCGCGACCCGCAGGAAGTCGTCGCGGCCCACGTCCGCCGGCTGGAAGCCCTGCGCCGTGCCGGCATCGTGGAGCGCGTGGCCGAAGGGCTATGGAAGGTGCCGGACGGCCTGCCCGAGCAGGGCCGCCGCTACGACGCGCAGCGCCTGAGCGGTGTGGCCGTGGAGCTGAAATCGCACCTGCCCATCGAGCGGCAGGCCCGCGTCATCGGTGCCACCTGGCTGGACCAGCAGTTGATCGGCGGCGGCTCGGGCCTGGGCGACCTATGCTTTGGTGCTGAGGTCAAACAGGCGATGCAGCAGCGCGCCGACTTTCTGGCCGAACAGGGGCTGGCCGAGCGGCGCGGCCAGCGCGTGATCCTGGCGCGCAATCTATTGGGCACGCTACGCAACCGGGAGCTGGCGCAGGCTACGAAGGACATTGCGGCGAAAACCGGACTGGAGCATCGCCCGGTGGCCGATGGGCAGCGCGTGGCCGGCATCTACCGGCGCTCCGTCATGCTGGCCAGCGGGCGCTACGCGATGCTCGATGACGGCATGGGGTTCAGCCTGGTGCCGTGGAAACCGGTGATCGAGCAGCGAATGGGGCAGCAGCTTGCCGCGACGGTGCGCGGCGGCGCGGTGTCATGGGAGATTGGGCGGCGTCGGGGGTCAACCATTTCTTGA
- a CDS encoding ArsR/SmtB family transcription factor: MNETQAVSALSALAHAQRLRVFRALVVAGPEGLTPSILADQLDVARNTLSFHLKELAHAGLVTIEQQGRNLIYRAEYSHMNGLIGYLTEHCCQGGVCEVSPSSAICTTC; encoded by the coding sequence ATGAACGAGACCCAAGCTGTTTCCGCGCTGAGTGCCTTGGCCCATGCCCAGCGCCTGCGCGTGTTCCGCGCCCTGGTCGTCGCTGGCCCCGAGGGTTTGACGCCCAGCATCCTGGCCGACCAGCTCGACGTGGCCCGCAACACCCTGTCCTTCCATCTGAAGGAGCTGGCGCACGCCGGCCTCGTCACCATCGAGCAGCAGGGCCGCAACCTGATCTACCGCGCCGAGTACAGCCACATGAACGGCCTGATCGGCTACCTGACCGAGCACTGCTGCCAGGGCGGCGTGTGCGAGGTCAGCCCGTCTTCCGCCATCTGCACCACCTGCTGA